A region from the Perca fluviatilis chromosome 16, GENO_Pfluv_1.0, whole genome shotgun sequence genome encodes:
- the samsn1b gene encoding SAM domain-containing protein SAMSN-1b isoform X5, with the protein MTHLNIWSYQEGSTESIYEPPHSQTLVRDVHPKYQGSPSLYRCKTEWGGSDPSIHSDRPQSTVKVKKNNRRSCVPTSPLDNETLDIHYTCCMSSRDKKDFSQQMKEMCKGPCQSSMWTREDRVKETQTHLQAQSAETAADTAESIHTTGRLKKLQNLVQTKTGHRSGAGGGKRTSENNGEGHVPQPAQEAAFRSDLLSNNNPVLTCIGLGRRTEKKPSETAPSPQQQQQAKDVRKDSEEEGVWGPRLGNYRWNPFECPQPWTPFYHTCHQPGHELSGCGGTWSLPRTTEWDRFESLIQELDSKQPDLSPKQMMRSNTDLHLSQNTLTRFGRFEACRQPSPLMKPRDNGSAPEQSCDPTKLRLQRRETSSHRDRKHAKAPPEKMLTAITTGNTQKDEAEKREVGGGRPYSKGHRRSSNSLESLYSLQSGQSSSSGVTSGSGCSSNRDSLRLEDDLLSRRQFCGRAKVHTDFVPSPYDTESLKLKVGDVIDIIAKPPMGIWTGMLNGRVGNFKFIYVDVLTEKSPDTHKETQTHRVRHKSTAQEVLKRLSLEEHFSSLQLNGYQTVDDLMRLREHHLTELNVTDPEHRHRLLDAVDSLQQMRSNRQLENEANQEAETLSENTKADMNNCPRDSGCHMPSDSPDNSAEDTDLHFLCEYPLPAQTAAS; encoded by the exons GAGGGCTCCACAGAGAGCATATACGAACCACCCCACAGCCAAACACTCGTCCGGGACGTTCATCCCAAGTACCAGGGCAGCCCTTCTCTCTACAGGTGTAAGACTGAATGGGGCGGCtcagatccatccatccattct GACCGACCACAGAGTACAGTAAAAGTAAAGAAGAATAACAGAAG GTCATGTGTGCCAACATCACCCTTGGACAATGAAACATTAG ACATCCATTATACCTGCTGTATGTCATCAAGAGACAAGAAGGACTTCTCTCAACAAATGAAAG AGATGTGTAAAGGCCCGTGTCAGAGCAGCATGTGGACAAGAGAGGACAGAGTGAAGGAGACACAGACCCATCTACAGGCTCAG AGTGCTGAAACTGCAGCTGACACAGCAGAATCCATACACACCACGGGAAGACTAAAGAAGTTACAGAACCTGGTGCAAACAAAGACGGGACATCGGAGTGGAGCGGGAGGAGGCAAGAGGACCTCCGAGAATAACGGTGAGGGCCACGTTCCTCAACCTGCTCAGGAAGCTGCATTCAGATCGGATTTGTTGAGTAACAACAATCCAGTGCTAACGTGCATCGGCCTGGGGAGGAGAACCGAGAAGAAGCCCTCTGAAACGGCCCCATcaccacagcagcaacaacaggcCAAAGATGTCCGTAAAGATTCAGAAGAGGAAGGAGTTTGGGGCCCGCGGCTTGGAAATTATCGGTGGAACCCATTCGAGTGTCCGCAGCCCTGGACTCCCTTCTACCACACATGTCACCAACCTGGACATGAACTGTCGGGGTGTGGCGGCACCTGGTCGCTGCCCCGGACCACAGAATGGGATCGCTTTGAGAGTTTGATACAGGAGCTGGACAGCAAACAGCCCGATCTGTCTCCTAAACAAATGATGCGCTCCAACACGGATCTGCATCTCTCACAGAACACC TTGACCAGATTTGGGAGATTTGAAGCCTGCAGACAGCCCTCGCCTTTGATGAAACCACGGGATAATGGAAGCGCTCCG GAGCAGAGTTGCGATCCAACCAAACTGAGGCTGCAGAGGAGGGAGACCTCATCACACAGGGACAGGAAGCACGCCAAGGCCCCGCCTGAGAAAATGTTGACAGCCATCACT ActggaaacacacagaaagacgAAGCAGAGAAGAGGGAAGTTGGTGGAGGGCGACCCTATAGTAAAGGACACAGGCGGTCCAGTAACTCTCTGGAAAGCCTCTACAGCCTCCAAAGTGGACAAAGCTCCTCAA GTGGAGTCACCAGTGGGTCGGGCTGCTCCAGTAACAGAGACAGTCTCAGGCTGGAGGATGATCTTTTGTCAAGAAGACAGTTCTGTGGCAGAGCTAAAGTCCATACAGACTTTGTGCCAAGTCCATATGACACAGAATCCCTCAAACTCAAG GTGGGAGATGTGATTGACATAATCGCCAAGCCCCCCATGGGAATATGGACAGGCATGCTTAACGGCAGAGTGGGAAATTTCAAGTTCATTTATGTGGATGTGCTAACAGAGAAGAGTCCTGACACACACAAGGAGACACAAACCCACAGAGTGAGACACAAATCAACTGCCCAGGAAGTTTTAAAGCGCCTCAGTTTGGAG GAGCATTTCTCGTCCTTACAGCTGAACGGCTACCAAACAGTAGATGACTTGATGAGGCTGAGGGAGCACCACCTGACGGAGCTGAATGTGACTGATCCAGAGCACAGGCATCGCCTGCTCGACGCTGTCGACTCCCTGCAGCAAATGCGCT CTAATCGTCAGTTGGAGAATGAAGCCAATCAGGAGGCCGAGACCCTCAGCGAGAACACAAAGGCAGATATGAACAACTGCCCAAGAGACTCCGGCTGCCACATGCCATCTGACAGCCCCGACAACAGCGCAGAGGACACAGACCTTCACTTTCTCTGTGAATACCCTCTACCAGCTCAGACCGCAGCTTCATGA